The Rana temporaria chromosome 4, aRanTem1.1, whole genome shotgun sequence genome contains a region encoding:
- the LOC120935387 gene encoding actin-binding Rho-activating protein-like has translation MDHLQQKSKEQGCNSVGNLKKTWQTWAKEHEVYQKQNPFSNDIRPGAAHLDTQHPDYGKPKAGSRTEQRGKDAHRHVGKEVEDLCLVMRTIGVKGDDGLTRVTFGRLFEAYVTISNKLVGVLLRARKHGLLQFEGEMLWQGRDDQVVITLLE, from the coding sequence ATGGATCATTTACAACAGAAAAGCAAAGAGCAAGGATGCAACTCTGTTGGAAATCTTAAGAAGACGTGGCAAACCTGGGCAAAGGAACATGAGGTTTATCAGAAACAAAACCCTTTTAGCAATGACATACGGCCTGGCGCTGCCCATTTAGACACGCAACATCCAGACTACGGCAAGCCAAAAGCTGGTTCCCGAACAGAGCAGAGGGGCAAGGATGCTCACAGACATGTAGGAAAAGAAGTGGAGGACCTGTGTCTTGTCATGAGAACAATTGGAGTGAAAGGAGATGATGGACTAACTAGGGTCACATTTGGGAGGTTGTTTGAAGCTTATGTGACTATATCCAACAAGCTTGTGGGTGTTTTACTGAGGGCCAGAAAGCATGGGCTACTGCAGTTTGAGGGAGAGATGCTGTGGCAAGGACGGGATGACCAGGTTGTTATAACTTTGCTAGAGTGA